The genomic region TGAAGATCCCGTTCCTAAATCGAAACAAGAGAACTAATACATTATGGAATCACAACGCGGTTTACTTTTTGTTGGCCTGTTGGTTGTCAGTTTTTTACTTTACAACCAGTGGCAGGTTGATAATGCGCCTAAACAAACGCCAACCGAAACAACTCAACAAACACCACAAGGTACAGCTGATACGTCTGCTAATACCGATTCAGAATTTGTGCCGTCATCTTCAGATACTGCTAGCGAAGTTAATCAAGAAGTTAGTAAAGGTGGTGTTATTACCGTTGCCTCTGATGTGCTAGAACTTAAAATTAACACTCAAGGCGGTGATATTGTTGCGGCAAATTTACTGGCTTTTGAAACCGAACAAGGTAGTGGTATCCCGATGCCAATTCTTACCGAACAAGGTTTTAATTATGTTGCACAAAGTGGCTTAATTGGTGCTCAAGGTCCAGATGCAAACGTTGCTGGTCGTCCTATTTATAGCGTCAACAACGACCAACTCACCATGGCTGATAGCCAAAATCAATTAGTTGTCACATTAACTCATAATGCAAATGGCATTGAAGTGGTGAAAACGTTCACCTTAACTCGTGGCAAATACGATGTTGCGGTTGATTACTTAGTGAAAAACCAATCAGCGGCAAATGCATCTGTACAAATGTACGGTCAACTTAAGCAATCGGCTTTTGTTGATAGCGAATCATCAATGATGATGCCAACATACCGCGGTGCAGCTTACTCAACATCTGAAACCCGTTACGAAAAATACGACTTCGATGATATTGAAGATGCAAACCTGAAAGAAACCACACCAGGTGGTTGGGTAGGCATGTTACAGCACTATTTCGTATCGGCATGGGTGCCTGGCCAACAACAAACTAACCAATTATACACACGCTTTTTAAATAACAGCGGTGAAGCGGTTATCGGTTTTAAAGGCCCAGTAGAGACCATTGCAGCAGGAAACGAAGCGCAACTTTCATCAACATTCTATGTAGGTCCAAAGGATCAAGAAAAACTTGAAAAAATTGCTGAAGGCCTCGACTTAACGGTTGATTATGGCTTCTTGTGGTTTATTTCACAGCCATTATTCTGGTTACTACTTAAAATCCAAGCTCTTGTTGTTAACTGGGGTGTAGCTATCATTGTAATCACGATAATCGTGAAAATGTTCTTATACCCGCTAACTAAAGCGCAGTACACCTCGATGGCAAAAATGCGTAAAATTCAGCCGAAAATGGCGGCATTAAAAGAGCGCTATGGTAATGATCGTCAAAAAATGTCACAGGCGATGATGGAGCTTTACCGTAAAGAAAAAGTGAATCCTGCCGGTGGTTGTTTACCATTGCTAATTCAAATGCCTATATTCCTTGCATTGTACTGGGTATTTATTGAGTCGGTTGAATTACGTCATGCACCATTTGCTCTATGGATTAATGACTTATCAAGCATGGATCCATATTTCATCTTACCTATTCTGATGGGTGCATCTATGTTCTTGATGCAAAAACTTCAGCCAGCGATGACCACCGATCCAATGCAGCAAAAAATGATGCAATGGATGCCTGTATTCTTTACCTTCTTCTTCCTGTGGTTCCCTGCAGGCTTGGTATTGTACTGGTTGGTATCGAACGTAATTACCATTATCCA from Thalassotalea sp. Sam97 harbors:
- the yidC gene encoding membrane protein insertase YidC, with the protein product MESQRGLLFVGLLVVSFLLYNQWQVDNAPKQTPTETTQQTPQGTADTSANTDSEFVPSSSDTASEVNQEVSKGGVITVASDVLELKINTQGGDIVAANLLAFETEQGSGIPMPILTEQGFNYVAQSGLIGAQGPDANVAGRPIYSVNNDQLTMADSQNQLVVTLTHNANGIEVVKTFTLTRGKYDVAVDYLVKNQSAANASVQMYGQLKQSAFVDSESSMMMPTYRGAAYSTSETRYEKYDFDDIEDANLKETTPGGWVGMLQHYFVSAWVPGQQQTNQLYTRFLNNSGEAVIGFKGPVETIAAGNEAQLSSTFYVGPKDQEKLEKIAEGLDLTVDYGFLWFISQPLFWLLLKIQALVVNWGVAIIVITIIVKMFLYPLTKAQYTSMAKMRKIQPKMAALKERYGNDRQKMSQAMMELYRKEKVNPAGGCLPLLIQMPIFLALYWVFIESVELRHAPFALWINDLSSMDPYFILPILMGASMFLMQKLQPAMTTDPMQQKMMQWMPVFFTFFFLWFPAGLVLYWLVSNVITIIQMLIIFKSIEKAEAAGKA